Proteins from a genomic interval of Syngnathus acus chromosome 4, fSynAcu1.2, whole genome shotgun sequence:
- the c4h1orf52 gene encoding UPF0690 protein C1orf52 homolog: protein MAEEKKSGSLGFFSSYDDLSDSSDSDEETGHRRRDPSQKPETEAKGSGAISSQQESKGEAGEKRLPKPDELFNSVSKPAFLYNPLNKEIDWDNLAVKAPEEAPREFKPWMTNAVPPPQSYVAAEPEMQKKKKGPPPGMDMAIKWSNVYEDNGEDAPKAQTEKAQFLPPEEQHVESDEESKTSPSAKKRRVETFQQKEKRKRDMGQATSDKSFVEEEKRILRQKIE, encoded by the exons ATGgcagaagaaaagaagagcGGCTCTTTAGGCTTCTTTTCAAGTTACGATGATTTGAGCGACAGTAGCGACTCGGACGAGGAGACGGGGCACCGCCGGAGGGATCCCAGCCAGAAACCAGAGACAGAAGCAAAGGGAAGTGGGGCGATCTCTTCCCAGCAAGAAAGCAAAGGAGAAGCCGGCGAAAAGCGGTTGCCTAAGCCCGACGAGCTCTTTAACTCGGTGTCCAAACCAGCGTTTCTCTACAATCCTCTCAACAAGGAGATTGACTGGGATAACTTGGCGGTTAAAGCTCCAGAAGAG GCTCCCAGGGAATTTAAGCCTTGGATGACAAATGCTGTACCCCCTCCCCAAAGCTATGTAGCAGCAGAGCCAGAgatgcagaagaagaagaagggacCTCCCCCAGGCATGGACATGGCTATAAAGTGGTCCAATGTGTATGAGGACAACGGTGAAGATGCACCAAAGGCTCAAACAGAAAAAGCCCAGTTTCTTCCTCCGGAAGAGCAACATGTTGAATCGG ATGAGGAGTCCAAGACGTCACCATCAGCCAAGAAACGTCGGGTGGAGACTTTCCAGCaaaaggagaagaggaagagagacATGGGAcaagccacttctgacaaGAGTTTTgttgaagaggaaaaaagaatCCTCAGACAAAAGATTGAGTGA